TTAAATTCCAACGCATTATTTTCAGGATCATTAAAAAACATTGTTGCTTGTTCTCCTACTTTTCCTTCAAAACGAATGCAAGGTGCTATTTCAAATTTTGTGTTCTTAGCTTTTAATCGATCCGCTAAAGAATGCCAATCTTCCCAAGTTAAAACGACTCCAAAATGCGGAACAGGAACATCGTGTCCATCAACAGGATTAGAAATTCTCTCTGGGTTAAATCCATCTTTCTGATGAATAACTAATTGATGTCCAAAGAAATTAAAATCTACCCAATGTTCAGAACTTCGACCTTCTTCACAGTTTAAGATATCTCTGTAAAAGGTTCTACACTTTTCTAAATTTTGAACTGGAATTGCTAAATGGAATGGTTGTATCATATTGTAACTGTTTTTTCTCTCACTATTTCTGCTACATCATTTATATTTTCTCTTACTTGCCATATAAATTCTATATAAGTATGAACATCAGAATCAAGGAGATTATCTTTTTCTAATATAGAATCGTCTTTTAAATCTATAAAAAGAGCGTAAATATTATGAGTTAATTCATTTCGTTGAATTAAAATATTTCTTAAAACCATTGAGAAATTTTCATTTATTAAATTATTTTTTTCTCCAATAGAAATCAATTTACCCAAAGTAGCTTTTTTAAAATTGTCTTTTATTTTATGCTTTTTAAAATATAAAATTAGTTCAGCCTCAAGTTTTCCTGAAGCTAAAGTTACTTTGCCTAATTCACAGCAAAATCTTTCAGATTCATAAAGTAAGTTATAAAATTTCACGCCTTTGGTAGGTTTTCCTGTGTATTTCATATTAAACATTAAAAACCAATAGCTGTATCATCTCCACGTTTATCTGCTCCTCCTTCTAATTTACCATTTTCTAAAACTAAAATTGCCGATACTTTACCTATAATAGTAGAAGTTGTTTCGTCTATAGTATATCCTTTACTTTTTAAATCAGTTTTTATTGCTGTATTAAAACTATTAGGTTCCATTTTAATAACATCTGGCAACCATTGATGATGAAATCTAGCTACATTTACAGCCTCTTGCATTCCCATTTTGTATTCATGCACATTTAGAATAGTCTGTAAAACTGATGTTATAATTGTGGATCCTCCAGGAGTTCCTACAACCATAAATAGTTTACCATTTTTTTCTACGATTGTTGGTGTCATAGAACTTAACATTCTTTTTTCTGGAACAATTTCATTGGCTTTTGCACCAATTAAACCAAACATATTTGGCACACCAGGTTTGCTAGAAAAATCGTCCATTTCATTATTAAAGAAGAAACCTAATTCAGATGAATATAACTTAGAACCATAAGCGCCATTTAAAGTTGTTGTTACAGAAACTGCGTTTCCAAATTGATCTACAATAGAATAATGAGTGGTTTCGTCACTTTCAATAATTTCTATAGTACCATGAGAAACATCAGAAGATTTTGTGGCTTTTTCAAAAGAAAAATTAGCCATTCTTTCTTTAGAATATTCTTTAGATATTAATCTTTGTTGCGGAATTGTAACAAAATCAGGATCTCCTAAAAAGTAGCTTCTATCTGCGTACGCGCGTCTTTCTGCTTCTGTAATTACTTGAATAGATTTTGTGCTATTATGACCGAATTCATGTAAGTTAAAAGGTTCAATAGCTTTCATAATTTGCGCTAAACAAATTCCTCCACTAGAAGGTGGAGACATCGAAATTACTTTTAAATCGTCATAATTAAAAGTAACAGGAGTTCTCCATTTTGCTTCATATTTAGATAAATCTTCTAAGGTTATAATTCCTCCGTTTTTTTGAATAAATTTCACCAAACGTTTTGCAGTTTCACCATTGTAAAATTCGTCTTTTCCGTTTTGCTGAATTCTAGTTAAAGTTTCTGCTAAAGCAGGATATTTTATCGTGTCATTTTCTTGCCAGCTTTTACTAAAAATAATTGAATCTTTATTCGCTTCTAAAAATAAAGGTTGATAGTTTTTAATTCTTTTTTCTTGCTTTTTGGTAACGATTACTCCACGTTTAGCTAACTCAATTACAGGTTGTAATATTTTTTCAATAGAAAGTGTTCCAAATTTTTTATGTGTTGCAAAAACTCCTGCAATTGTTCCAGGAACACCTACAGCCATTGCGCCAAGTGTGCTTTTTCCTTTAATTACATTTTCTGAGGCATCTAAATACATATTTTTGGTTGCAGCCAAAGGTGCTTTTTCTCTGTAATCTAAAGCGCCAATTTCTCCGTCGTTTTTTCTATAGACCATAAAACCACCACCACCAAGATTTCCTGCAAATGGATATGCAACTGCTAAAGCTAATTCTGTACCAACCATTGCATCAAAAGCATTTCCTCCTTTTTTTAAAATGTCTGCACCAATTTTAGAAGCTTCTTCTCTGGCAGTAACAACCATTGCTTTTTGAGTTACTAAACCAGTTATTTTTTCTTTTTTAGTTGCTGTTTTACAGTTGATCAATAATAAAGAAAGTGCGAATAATAAAATTATTTTTTTCATACAGCAGTTTTAATTTCTATTAATTTTTGATTTGTGTGTGCTATTAAATCTTTAAAAAACAACGTAAAATCTTCTTGAAATTCTTCTTCTAGGTTTTGTAGATCTTCAATAGCTAAATTCATTTGAGATTTACCTTTTGTTCTACTATTCATACCATTCAGAACTTTCGCAATTCCTTCTTTATTTCCATAATTGAAAAGTAAATTATACTCCAACATGTATTTGATGAAGTTTTGAGATTTTATAGGTAATTTTTCAGCTATTTTTCTAAATAAATCATTGATCGTTTCTGTATATACATCCAAAGGAATTGCAGAATAATCTGACCAGTTTTTTGCTAAAAAGTAATCATAAAAAATATCTATAATTACACCATCATAATGTCTGTAACGCTCGTGTAAACGTCTTTTACTTTTTCTAACAACTTCATGAGCATCTGTAAACGTATCTATTTCTCTGTGTAAGAAAATACCTTGCTGAATTTCTTTTGAATATGCCTCATAATTATTACCTCTAATATGATCTGCAATAAAATTACCAATCATAATATTGGTATCGTCTTGGGATAAGTATAAATGTGCTAGGAAGTTCATTTGCTAAATGTAATCAAAAAAGCCAATTACAGTTTATATTATTTGACTGTAAAAATTATTTTCTCATAAATAGGTTTTCCATCGTTTGTAAAACCTTCTAAAATTGTTTCAAAATGACCAGTAACATCAGAAGTAAAAAAAGTAATATTCTTTTCTGTTAAATTAATATTCGGATTCCAAAAAAGTTGTGTTCTATAATCTGGAACCCTCTTTAAATCTGTATTTGTGTAATTTTTTGAATAGTATTTTTTTATTGGTAAAGGTTTAAAAAGAGTTATAGATAATGATTTCTCATTTGAACTTGGAGTATAATCTCCTTTAAAGGTTTTTACAGAAATAACACCTTGATAAATGTTAGCGTTAAACTTGTACTTATTTCTAATAATAGCAATTTGTTTTATTAATTTAGGATTAAAATCCACCAGTTCATTATGATTATTTATAATATAACCGTCAATTAAAACAAGAGGTTTTGTTTGATAATTTGTATGTAAATTATTGTCTCTTACATGAAAAGTATAGTTGTCTCCTTCTTTTGTTAACCACGTATTTTTAATTACCTCTACTGTTGTTTCTTTTATGGTGTTAAAACGTGTATAATCGTCTAATTTGTAGTTTATCAGCGCGTTTTTAAATAAAGACTCCACTTGTTTAGGAGGTAATATAGAATCTTGGTGTAACTCATTATAAGCATTTTCTACTTGTAAGTAAATAGCACGTTCTCTAATACTTTTATTTATTTGTGAATTCGTTTTTATAGCACTGAATTTTAAAGAGCTTAAGTCTAGTGATTTACTTTCTGAAATAATTAATTTATAATCATTTTTATTGCTTTCTAAAATTTGAACAATTGCTTTTTCTGATGCATATTCTTCTGGTAAATTAAAATAAAATGTACCATCCTTTTTAGTGTTTACAATTTTATAAATTCCGTTTTTTTCAATTATAGATAAACCTATTGCTTTGTTCTCTATTGATTGTTCATCATCTAATGCTACAATTTTACCTTGAATGAGTTCTCCTCGCAATTCTGGTAAGAATATTTTATTTTCTGAATTATGATTCTCTAATTTATTATGATTTTCTGATTGAGTAAATTCTAAAGGAGTTGTTTTTTCGGAAGATACATTTGGCATTGTTTTTCGTACAGATATCGAAAAATTACCAGAAGTTCTGTTTATTAAATTCTCATTAAAGTTAAGAGTAACTTGTTCTCTTTTTGAAAAATGGATTTTATTTGTTTCTAAAAACCCATTTTTAGTGGTTAAAGGAAGTATATCCTTTTTTAGAATTGAACTGTTTTTGCTATTTATGGTATCTGTAGCAATTTTTTGAGTAAAAGGATTTATAATATTTATGGATTCTTCATAAAAAGAATTTTTATTTTTCATCCATTCTGTATATGCAATTAGTTTATAGTTGCCAGAAGGTAAATCTGTAGCTATAAAAAAATCACCTTGACCAATACCTTTTTTTAATCTAATTTTTTGTTTTAAAACACGCTCTTTATTAGCGTTTATCAATTCTATGTATGCTATTTGACTAAAGTCACTGAATAAATAAGTACTAGTGTTTAAACAGTATATTTTGTAAATTAAACTTTCGCCAGTTAATAGAAAATTAGAATTGTAATGAACATATATTTTTTCTTGAGGTATTTTCTGATATACAGTATACGCTTCATCAGAAATTTTGATTTGCCCAAAAAAAGGAATGGAACTCATCAAAAAAGCAAAAAAGAGGACTATTTTAAATTTCATAATTCTTTTATTTAATCTACCCAAAAAGTAGGTTTAATACTATCTCCTAATTCTCTGCAATCACCACATACTTTTGCAACTAATAAATAAGGTCCATGTGGTCCAAGTGTAAGTGGAGGTGGATTAAAAACTTTATTATAGAGATAATTACCTCTTCTTATTTCGTCTATTAAAGGAGATTTTCCTTCGTCACTCAATAAAGGAACTATATAAACACATTCTTCGATAAAATCGATTGTATTATTTGGAAAATAGTCTGAGTAATTAAAAAACATTCTTTTTTTAGAAACAGAAGTTACATCAAAATAACCTAAAACTTTATCATCAGTATTTGTTGTGGAAGAAATATTCCCAGGAACAAAACCAGGTTGATTTTGAGTGAATCTACTTTGAGATGAAGATATTTTATTAAGCGTTTTATAATAAGAATATGCTTCGAAAGATTCTACATGTTGTGTTAATAACATACTATACCTATGAGAAATGATAAAATCGTTTTTATCAAGAAATCGTACGTTTAAGTCCACATTATTTTCCGAAAGAGAAAATGTTTCTGTTTGTACAATGTTTGTAGCGTTAATTGTTTTGTAACAAACTTTACCATCTGTTGTGTTTTTTAAAACTGTTTTTACTTTAAAAGTAGGAATGTCAGAAATAATTTCTAATTTTAAAGGAGACCATTCTGGAGCTACAATTTTATATGTTTCTTCATATGTATATCTATAATAATTAGCGCCATCATTTGCACCTTCACTTTTTACGTAAATACCAACTCCTTCATCACCATTTGGTCTTGTTATTTTTTTTGATTTAATTGTATTAATTTCATTTATACCAGAAATTTCTTGAGAAGTAGACATATAAGATGCTCCATCTTTAGTGGTAATTTCTAAAGTATATGATTTCCCTATTTCAGCTTTATAGGCTATTGTAGAAACATAAACTCCAGGGGTGTTTTCTGAATATAAAAAGGTACTTCCATTATTGCCTTTTACAAGTACAGAAGCGTTTGTTTCTGGGTTTGCTTCCGTTTCTTCTGTTGCAAAAGTTCGGGATAGTATTATTGTATGATTTTTTAATTCATTTGTAAGATTTCCTTCAACAACTAGAAAGTTTTCGTACGTAATGTTTTTAATTTCAATAGGTTCTACACAACTATTTGCTGATGTGAGAATTATGATTAAAAAGAAAAATAGTTTTATAGTTTTCATAAGTTTCTTTAAAATTTGAAGTTATAAGTAATTGTTGGAATTGGTTTCGAGAAAATTGAGCTTCTGTAAGCTTGTACTTTTCCATTTTCTGTAACAAAGAAGATAGCGTATGGATTATTTCTACCTAATACATTGTAAACAGAAATGTTCCAGAAACTATGACCAACTTTTTTTATTTTATGATTACCCTCTATATTTAAACCTAGGTCTAATCTAAAATAGTCTGGAACTCTAAATTTATTTCTATCACTATAAAGTAAATATTCATTTCCTTGTAAAATGTATTTTCCTGTAGGATAGGTGATAGGTCTTCCAGTTTGGTAAGCAAAATTGGCAGAAAGACTAAATCTTTTTGTTAGTTTGTAATTAGCGATAACGTTTAAATCGTGTGGTTTATCATAACTTGTAGGGAAATAATTACCATTATTAACTCTTTCTTCTAGAAAATCACTGTCTAGTTTTTGGTAAGATCTAGAGTAACTATAACTTAACCATCCATTTAATCTTCCTTTATTTTTCCTTGCTAAAAATTCAATTCCGTAAGATTTACCAGGACCTTGTAACGCTTCAGTTTCTATATATTCATTTAATAAAAAAGTAGCGCCAACTTTATAATCAAGAATGTTTTTATAAGCTTTGTAATAGCCTTCTAAACTAAATTCATAATTGTTTCCATCTACATTTTTATAAATTCCTAACGATGCTTGTAAAGATTCTTGTGGTTTAATGTTTAAATCAGACAGTTTCCAAGTATCAGTTGGTGAAGCAGAAGTGTTATTAGTAAGTCGATGAATAAATTGATAAAGGTTGCTAAAACTAGCTTTTATAGACAATTCATCATCAATAGCATATCTAGAAGAAAGGCGAAGACTTAAACCTTGGTAGGTTTTATAAGCTTCATTATTATCATATTCTTGTACGCTAATTACAGAAGCATCACTTTTAGGAGTGTTAGCTGCATAGGTTCTTTGTGTAGATCCTCCTAAAGCAGAAAAGAGCGTATAACGTGCTCCTAAACTGATTGCGAGTTTTTTATTTATAGTGTAGTTGTCTGTAATAAATAAAGCATTTTCTATTGCTCTTTCTTTTTGAACACTAATAGGAGTAATGATAGAATTTTCTCCTTTTGGATCTTTATTTCCAGGTTTTACATTATATAATTTAGAAGCTATACCATAATCGAATTTATGCTTCTTAGAATATAAGTATTTCATTTTCAATTTTAAATTTACTTCATCAATTACATATTTTAATGTAAAGTTATTATTTGAATCACTATCTAAA
The window above is part of the Polaribacter sp. SA4-12 genome. Proteins encoded here:
- a CDS encoding VOC family protein, whose product is MIQPFHLAIPVQNLEKCRTFYRDILNCEEGRSSEHWVDFNFFGHQLVIHQKDGFNPERISNPVDGHDVPVPHFGVVLTWEDWHSLADRLKAKNTKFEIAPCIRFEGKVGEQATMFFNDPENNALEFKAFKDMNQLFAK
- the ggt gene encoding gamma-glutamyltransferase; this translates as MKKIILLFALSLLLINCKTATKKEKITGLVTQKAMVVTAREEASKIGADILKKGGNAFDAMVGTELALAVAYPFAGNLGGGGFMVYRKNDGEIGALDYREKAPLAATKNMYLDASENVIKGKSTLGAMAVGVPGTIAGVFATHKKFGTLSIEKILQPVIELAKRGVIVTKKQEKRIKNYQPLFLEANKDSIIFSKSWQENDTIKYPALAETLTRIQQNGKDEFYNGETAKRLVKFIQKNGGIITLEDLSKYEAKWRTPVTFNYDDLKVISMSPPSSGGICLAQIMKAIEPFNLHEFGHNSTKSIQVITEAERRAYADRSYFLGDPDFVTIPQQRLISKEYSKERMANFSFEKATKSSDVSHGTIEIIESDETTHYSIVDQFGNAVSVTTTLNGAYGSKLYSSELGFFFNNEMDDFSSKPGVPNMFGLIGAKANEIVPEKRMLSSMTPTIVEKNGKLFMVVGTPGGSTIITSVLQTILNVHEYKMGMQEAVNVARFHHQWLPDVIKMEPNSFNTAIKTDLKSKGYTIDETTSTIIGKVSAILVLENGKLEGGADKRGDDTAIGF
- a CDS encoding DUF4249 domain-containing protein, which encodes MKTIKLFFFLIIILTSANSCVEPIEIKNITYENFLVVEGNLTNELKNHTIILSRTFATEETEANPETNASVLVKGNNGSTFLYSENTPGVYVSTIAYKAEIGKSYTLEITTKDGASYMSTSQEISGINEINTIKSKKITRPNGDEGVGIYVKSEGANDGANYYRYTYEETYKIVAPEWSPLKLEIISDIPTFKVKTVLKNTTDGKVCYKTINATNIVQTETFSLSENNVDLNVRFLDKNDFIISHRYSMLLTQHVESFEAYSYYKTLNKISSSQSRFTQNQPGFVPGNISSTTNTDDKVLGYFDVTSVSKKRMFFNYSDYFPNNTIDFIEECVYIVPLLSDEGKSPLIDEIRRGNYLYNKVFNPPPLTLGPHGPYLLVAKVCGDCRELGDSIKPTFWVD
- a CDS encoding ACP phosphodiesterase, which codes for MNFLAHLYLSQDDTNIMIGNFIADHIRGNNYEAYSKEIQQGIFLHREIDTFTDAHEVVRKSKRRLHERYRHYDGVIIDIFYDYFLAKNWSDYSAIPLDVYTETINDLFRKIAEKLPIKSQNFIKYMLEYNLLFNYGNKEGIAKVLNGMNSRTKGKSQMNLAIEDLQNLEEEFQEDFTLFFKDLIAHTNQKLIEIKTAV